The sequence CCCTGCCGTGACCAGCGGCGCGTGCCCCGCCCGTCGGCTCGGGAGTCCGGTGCGCGTCATCGAACCTGCCGATATTGGCGGATGGCGCACCGCCGCGGGGTTGACCGAGAACAACAGATATGGAGCGGTTGGCGAGGCGAAATCGGGGGAGTACGAACAGGTCGAGAGTGTCTGGCTGGAGGTTGGATGACCACCGTCGCGCCGCGTCCCGTGCAGAGCCGGCCATGGCCGGTCCGCCGTCAGGTCAGAGGGTCCGCGCTGGCCCGCGTCCTGCGGACCACCGATGCCAAACAGATCGGCATCATGTACATGGTCACCGCGTTCGCCTGGTTCGTGCTCGGCGGCCTCCTCGCGCTCATCATGCGGGCCGAGCTGGCCCGGCCCGGCATGCAGATGCTCTCGCCGGAGCAGTACAACCAGCTGTTCACCATGCATGGCACGATCATGCTGCTGTTCTTCGCGACGCCGATCGTGTTCGCCTTCGCCAACTTCGTCGTCCCCATCCAGATCGGCGCGCCCGACGTCGCCTTCCCGCGGCTCAACGCGTTCGCCTACTGGTTGTACCTCTTCGGCGGCCTGATCGCCCTGGGCGGCTTCCTCACCCCGGGTGGGGCGGCCGACTTCGGCTGGACCGCCTACGTGCCGCTCAGCAACGGGGAGCACTCCCCGGGTGTGGGCGGCAACATGTGGGTGGTCGGCCTGGCCATCTCCGGCGTCGGCACCATCCTCGGCGCGGTCAACATGATCACCACGATCCTGACCCTGCGCGCGCCCGGGATGACCATGTTCCGGATGCCCATCATGACGTGGAACATCCTGCTCACCAGCCTGCTGGTGGTGCTGGTCTTCCCGTTCCTGGCGGCCGCGCTGTTCGCCCTCGCCGCGGACCGGGTGCTGCAGGCGCACGTGTTCGATGCGGCCACCGGCGGCCCGCTGCTCTGGCAGCACCTCTTCTGGTTCTTCGGCCATCCCGAGGTGTACATCATCGCCCTGCCGTTCTTCGGCATCATCACCGAGGTCGTCCCGGTCTTCAGCCGCAAGCCGGTCTTCGGCTACAAGCCGCTGGTGGCGGCCACCCTGCTGATCGCCGGGCTGTCGATGAGCGTCTGGGCGCACCACATGTTCGCCACCGGCCAGGTGCTGCTGCCGTTCTTCAGCCTGCTGAGCTACCTGATCGCGGTGCCCACCGGGATGAAGTTCTTCGTCTGGATCGGCACCATGTGGCGTGGCCAGCTCACCTTCGAGTCACCGATGCTGTTCGCCATCGGGTTCCTGGTGACGTTCCTGCTCGGCGGGCTGACCGGGGTGCTGCTGGCCTCCCCGCCGGTGGACTTCCACGTGCACGACAGCTACTTCGTGGTGGCGCACTTCCACTACGTGCTGTTCGGAACGATCGTGTTCGCCGTGTTCTCCGGGATCTACTTCTGGTTCCCGAAGATGTTCGGGCGGATGCTCGACGACCGGCTCGGCAAGGTGCATTTCTGGCTCACCTTCATCGGCTTCCACACCACCTTCCTGGTGCAGCACTGGCTGGGCAACGACGGCATGCCCCGGCGGTACGCGGACTATCTGGACACCGACGGGTTCACCGGCCTGAACACCATCTCGACGATCGGGTCGTTCATCCTCGGGGCGGCGACGCTGCCGTTCCTCTACAACGTGTGGAAGTCGTACAAGAGCGGCAGGGTCGTCACCGCGAACGACCCGTGGGGGCATGGCAACTCGCTGGAGTGGGCGACGTCCTGCCCGCCGCCGCTGCGCAACTTCGACCGGATGCCGCGGATCCGGTCCGAGCGGCCCGCCTTCGACCTCAAGTTCCCCGAGCTCGCGGCCGGTGCGCAGACCGAGGCGGGACCGCCCGAGGGTGGGGCCCGCCCGCTCACCCAGGAATCCCACGGCGGTGCGACTTACCAGGAAAGTCGAGAATAGGGGCATTTGCCGGTATGCCCGAATAGCGGGCGGCTCAGGGAGCGGCCGTAGCCGGATCAGGGAGCTATCCGATGGAAGGTCGGACACTTCCTCCTTTATCCGGAAGGATGCTTCATGCCGCTCGCCCGTCGCCCCGTTCCCCGGCCACGCCGTTCCCGCAGCGCCGCACCCGCCGCCGCCACGGCAGTCGCCGCCGTGGCGCTGGCGGTGCCCGCCATGCCCGCCACGGCCGGCGGCGCATCCTGCGGGACCGGGCGGTTCACCGCGACGTCGCAGGCCGACCTGGCGCGGATCGCCGTACTCGACCCGGGACCGCTCGCCGCCGGCCTGCCCGCCCTCGCCGACGTCCGCCTCGGCCCCGCGCACGGTGCCGTCGACACCCGCAACCGCAGCGGCAAGACCGCGGCCACCGCCGGATACGCCGATGCCCGGCTGCTCGGCATGCACCTGCCCGGGCTCCCGCTGCGCGACGCCGTCGCCGACCATCGGGCCCCCGGCCGGGGACCCGGCCCGGTGCAGGTCACGCTCGCCGCCCTCAACGCCGGCGGCCTGGCCACCGCCCGACTCGGCAAGGCCAGCGCCGAGGCGACCTGGACCGACGGGTACCACTGCGGCCGGACCGGCGCGCTGACCCGCGCGGCCACCATGATCCAGGGCCTGAGCGTGCTCGGCGGCGCCGGCACGACACCGGCCATCCAGGCGGTCAGCAAGCACGGCCACACCGGCCGCCGGACCAGCCTGCTCAAGGTCGGCCCGACCGGCTCCACGCAAAGCGCCACGGACCTGGTGAAACTGCGGGGCGGGCGGATCGGCGTACGGTCGTGTGCC is a genomic window of Actinoplanes teichomyceticus ATCC 31121 containing:
- the ctaD gene encoding cytochrome c oxidase subunit I codes for the protein MTTVAPRPVQSRPWPVRRQVRGSALARVLRTTDAKQIGIMYMVTAFAWFVLGGLLALIMRAELARPGMQMLSPEQYNQLFTMHGTIMLLFFATPIVFAFANFVVPIQIGAPDVAFPRLNAFAYWLYLFGGLIALGGFLTPGGAADFGWTAYVPLSNGEHSPGVGGNMWVVGLAISGVGTILGAVNMITTILTLRAPGMTMFRMPIMTWNILLTSLLVVLVFPFLAAALFALAADRVLQAHVFDAATGGPLLWQHLFWFFGHPEVYIIALPFFGIITEVVPVFSRKPVFGYKPLVAATLLIAGLSMSVWAHHMFATGQVLLPFFSLLSYLIAVPTGMKFFVWIGTMWRGQLTFESPMLFAIGFLVTFLLGGLTGVLLASPPVDFHVHDSYFVVAHFHYVLFGTIVFAVFSGIYFWFPKMFGRMLDDRLGKVHFWLTFIGFHTTFLVQHWLGNDGMPRRYADYLDTDGFTGLNTISTIGSFILGAATLPFLYNVWKSYKSGRVVTANDPWGHGNSLEWATSCPPPLRNFDRMPRIRSERPAFDLKFPELAAGAQTEAGPPEGGARPLTQESHGGATYQESRE